A stretch of the Filimonas lacunae genome encodes the following:
- a CDS encoding NAD(P)H-dependent flavin oxidoreductase, producing the protein MEATNRVTQLLQIQLPVIQAGMVWASGWKLASAVSNAGGLGIIGAGSMYPEVLKQHIIDCKAATDKPFGVNLPLLYPDIEAHIQTIIDYQVPVVFTSAGNPKTYTSRLKQHGITVVHVVSSSKFALKAQEAGCDAVVAEGFEAGGHNGREETTTMVLIPAVRQHISIPLIAAGGIATGRQMLAAMALGADAVQIGSRFVCSEEASSHLAFKQAIVAAREGDTQLSMKKAVPVRLLKNQFFEQVQQLEWAGASEQDLNQLLGHGRAKKGMFEGNLEEGELEIGQVSALIQDIQPAAAIVQEIWEECKQAAREVSLLLN; encoded by the coding sequence ATGGAAGCAACGAACCGGGTTACACAGTTATTGCAAATTCAACTGCCTGTTATACAGGCAGGTATGGTATGGGCCAGTGGCTGGAAACTGGCCAGCGCGGTAAGCAATGCGGGCGGCTTAGGCATTATAGGTGCAGGCAGTATGTATCCCGAAGTGTTGAAGCAGCACATTATCGATTGCAAGGCTGCTACAGATAAGCCGTTTGGTGTAAACCTGCCTTTGCTGTACCCGGATATTGAAGCGCATATACAAACCATTATCGATTATCAAGTGCCGGTGGTATTCACTTCTGCCGGTAATCCCAAAACCTATACTTCACGATTAAAACAACACGGCATTACCGTAGTGCATGTGGTAAGCAGCAGCAAATTTGCACTAAAGGCGCAGGAAGCAGGCTGCGATGCAGTGGTGGCTGAGGGCTTTGAAGCCGGTGGCCACAACGGCAGGGAAGAAACCACCACTATGGTGCTGATACCCGCAGTACGCCAACATATTTCTATTCCGTTAATAGCAGCCGGGGGCATAGCCACCGGCAGGCAAATGCTGGCAGCCATGGCGCTGGGGGCCGATGCCGTGCAAATAGGCAGCCGCTTTGTGTGTAGTGAAGAAGCCAGTTCACACCTGGCTTTTAAGCAGGCGATTGTAGCTGCGCGGGAAGGCGATACCCAGCTCAGTATGAAAAAAGCAGTGCCGGTAAGATTGCTAAAGAACCAATTTTTTGAACAGGTACAACAGTTGGAATGGGCCGGAGCATCGGAACAGGATTTAAACCAGTTATTAGGACATGGCCGCGCTAAAAAAGGCATGTTTGAAGGTAACCTGGAAGAAGGGGAACTGGAAATAGGCCAGGTAAGTGCTTTAATACAGGATATTCAGCCGGCTGCTGCCATTGTACAGGAAATATGGGAAGAATGTAAGCAGGCTGCCAGAGAGGTCAGCCTGCTGCTGAATTGA
- a CDS encoding serine hydroxymethyltransferase gives MQRDTIVFDLIRKELERQRHGIELIASENFTSLQVMQAMGNVMTNKYAEGYPGRRYYGGCEIVDQTEQLAIDRLKQIFNIEYANVQPHSGAQANAAVALACLQPGDDILGLDLSMGGHLTHGSAANYSGKLYKAHFYGVKKEDGRVDYEMLEAKAREIKPKMIICGASAYSRDWDYARIRKVADEIGALVMADIAHPAGLIAKGLLNDPFDHCHIVTSTTHKTLRGPRGGIIMMRKDFENPFGLTDNKGNIRLMSNLIDLAVFPGIQGGPLEHVIAAKAIAFGEILSDEYTQYAKQVQTNAQAMAKAFMEKDYQIISGGTDNHLMLIDLRNKNISGKKAEQVLVQADITANKNMVPYDDRSAFVTSGIRFGVAAITTRGMHAEHMQFIVNAIDNVLMNADDAALINKVKSQVNEFMGQFVLYPEMG, from the coding sequence ATGCAAAGGGATACTATCGTCTTCGATCTGATACGCAAAGAGTTAGAGCGCCAACGCCATGGCATTGAATTAATTGCTTCTGAAAACTTTACCAGCCTGCAGGTGATGCAAGCCATGGGAAATGTGATGACTAACAAATACGCAGAAGGGTATCCCGGCCGCCGTTACTATGGTGGATGCGAAATTGTAGACCAAACCGAACAACTGGCTATTGACCGTTTAAAACAAATTTTCAACATTGAGTACGCTAACGTACAGCCGCACAGTGGTGCGCAGGCAAATGCTGCCGTTGCCCTGGCTTGTTTACAGCCCGGTGACGACATTTTAGGCCTGGATCTGAGCATGGGCGGTCACCTGACCCATGGATCGGCTGCTAACTACAGCGGAAAGTTATATAAGGCTCATTTTTACGGCGTTAAGAAAGAAGATGGTCGTGTGGATTATGAAATGCTGGAAGCAAAAGCCCGCGAAATAAAACCTAAAATGATCATTTGCGGCGCCAGCGCTTATAGCCGCGACTGGGATTATGCCCGTATTCGTAAGGTAGCTGATGAAATTGGCGCCCTGGTAATGGCCGATATTGCCCACCCAGCTGGTTTAATTGCCAAAGGTTTACTGAACGATCCGTTTGATCATTGCCATATCGTTACCAGCACCACCCACAAAACACTGCGTGGACCTCGTGGCGGTATCATTATGATGCGCAAAGATTTTGAAAATCCATTTGGATTAACCGATAACAAAGGCAATATCCGCCTGATGAGCAACCTGATTGACCTGGCAGTATTCCCAGGTATCCAAGGCGGTCCATTAGAGCACGTAATTGCTGCTAAAGCCATTGCTTTTGGTGAAATATTGAGCGATGAGTACACCCAGTACGCCAAGCAGGTGCAAACCAATGCCCAGGCTATGGCCAAAGCATTTATGGAAAAAGATTACCAGATCATCAGCGGCGGTACCGATAACCACCTGATGCTGATTGACCTGCGTAACAAAAACATCAGCGGTAAAAAAGCAGAGCAAGTGCTGGTACAGGCTGATATCACCGCCAACAAAAACATGGTTCCTTACGATGACAGAAGCGCATTCGTAACAAGCGGCATCCGTTTTGGTGTAGCAGCCATTACCACAAGAGGTATGCACGCTGAGCATATGCAATTTATTGTAAACGCAATTGACAATGTGCTGATGAATGCAGATGACGCTGCCCTTATCAACAAAGTGAAAAGCCAGGTGAACGAATTCATGGGTCAGTTTGTTCTGTATCCAGAGATGGGATAA
- a CDS encoding sugar phosphate nucleotidyltransferase — translation MKAIIPVAGAGAKLRPLTYTQPKALIPIAGKTILSFIVDQLHDAGIDEFIFIVGYLGEKIQEYVKQTYPDLTCHFVQQSERQGTGHAVELTRSLVGSEEVFVVLGDTICDYDVKEVIDSPYSMLGVKKVDDPRSFGVAEIDSEGFIEHVVEKPAIPKSNMALVGLYKIKETEFLYECLHHLFEADIRSYGEYNLTDALDCMMKRGARFKAFKVKNWFDCGKKETLLESNATLLKKFGGYVHESVHSENSIIIPPVSIGAGTILKNTIVGPHVSIGANSHVQYSIVRDSIIGSYTNLHEVVIDHSLIGSDASVKGLSRSLNIGDNTEIDFG, via the coding sequence ATGAAAGCGATAATTCCAGTAGCGGGGGCAGGTGCAAAACTTCGTCCGCTTACATATACACAACCAAAGGCGTTAATTCCGATTGCAGGCAAAACTATCCTTAGTTTCATTGTAGATCAGCTTCATGACGCGGGTATCGATGAGTTTATCTTTATTGTAGGTTACCTGGGCGAGAAGATTCAGGAGTACGTAAAACAGACGTATCCCGATCTTACCTGCCATTTCGTGCAGCAAAGTGAGCGACAGGGTACCGGCCACGCAGTAGAGCTAACCCGTAGTCTGGTAGGCTCGGAAGAAGTGTTTGTGGTGCTGGGTGATACCATTTGCGACTACGATGTAAAGGAGGTGATTGACAGCCCTTACAGCATGTTAGGCGTGAAAAAGGTGGATGATCCGCGCAGCTTTGGGGTAGCAGAAATAGATTCGGAAGGATTTATTGAGCATGTGGTAGAAAAACCGGCTATTCCTAAAAGCAATATGGCCCTGGTAGGGTTGTATAAAATAAAAGAAACCGAATTCTTATACGAGTGTCTGCACCATTTATTTGAGGCAGATATCCGCAGCTATGGGGAATACAATCTTACAGACGCCCTGGACTGTATGATGAAACGCGGCGCCCGTTTTAAAGCCTTTAAGGTGAAAAACTGGTTCGATTGCGGTAAAAAAGAAACCCTGCTGGAAAGCAATGCCACTTTATTAAAAAAATTCGGAGGGTATGTACACGAATCGGTACACTCCGAAAACTCCATCATCATCCCCCCGGTAAGCATCGGAGCCGGTACCATCTTAAAAAATACCATTGTAGGCCCGCATGTGTCTATTGGTGCTAACTCGCATGTACAGTATTCCATTGTACGGGACAGCATTATTGGCTCATACACCAATTTACATGAAGTGGTGATAGATCACTCTTTAATTGGTAGCGATGCCAGCGTAAAAGGGTTAAGCCGTAGCCTGAACATTGGCGACAATACCGAAATAGATTTCGGATAA